From one Lolium rigidum isolate FL_2022 chromosome 4, APGP_CSIRO_Lrig_0.1, whole genome shotgun sequence genomic stretch:
- the LOC124646903 gene encoding ervatamin-B-like, translating to MNERDGDTPRAPWSSSLFPLSPLNLSTLGCCWAFSAAATVESLHKIKGGELVDLSVQELLDCVSADPFRSPCKSGSPDGALNWIKSKGGLVTAAEYPYVAARGKCTTPAGARRIGKVTGVRFVELMSEPALAVAVLQTPVAVRIDASGAVIQSYKSGIYKGPCSISHNHSVTLVGYGVTDAGEEYWILKNSWGQEWGQNGFFFMRKGADGRDGLCGIALFGVYPIMD from the exons ATGAACGAACGGGATGGAGATACCCCACGCGCGCCCTGGTCATCTTCTCTCTTCCCGCTCTCCCCTCTCAACCTCTCCACACTAG GATGCTGCTGGGCGTTCTCTGCGGCAGCGACGGTGGAGAGCCTGCACAAAATAAAGGGCGGGGAGCTGGTCGACCTGTCCGTGCAGGAGCTCTTGGACTGCGTCTCGGCGGACCCATTCCGGTCACCGTGCAAGAGCGGCTCTCCGGACGGCGCCCTCAACTGGATCAAATCCAAGGGCGGCCTGGTCACCGCCGCCGAGTACCCGTACGTGGCCGCGCGAGGGAAGTGCACCACGCCCGCCGGCGCCCGCCGCATCGGAAAGGTCACTGGCGTCCGTTTCGTGGAGCTGATGAGCGAGCCGGCGCTGGCGGTGGCCGTGCTACAGACGCCGGTGGCCGTGCGGATCGATGCGAGCGGGGCTGTCATACAGAGCTACAAGTCCGGGATTTACAAGGGTCCGTGCAGCATCAGCCACAACCACTCAGTGACACTGGTTGGCTACGGGGTCACCGACGCCGGAGAAGAGTACTGGATTCTGAAGAACTCGTGGGGGCAGGAGTGGGGGCAGAATGGCTTCTTCTTCATGCGTAAGGGAGCTGACGGGAGGGACGGCCTCTGTGGCATCGCTTTGTTCGGAGTCTACCCAATCATGGACTAG